From a region of the Aeoliella mucimassa genome:
- a CDS encoding Gfo/Idh/MocA family protein — protein sequence MSWNSVDRRKFIATAAALAAAPVAVGAPNANSRLRLGYIGVGGRAQVHINSACELFNSEKSVEIATVCDVFNRYRETTAQKVQDRTGQTPRQTGDYRDIINDDSIDAVVIATPDHWHAKQTIDSLKAGKHVYCEKPMTHSVEEALEVYRAWKESGLVMQVGVQSTSLPVWNAVNERICSGGLGKILQYQTEFFRNSDMGQWRYYPLARDMTPKNIDWKMFLGLDFDLAPDMPFDRAKYAQWRRFWDFGSGMYTDLFVHRTTTMLKATGLRFPGRVVGAGGIFMEYDGRNVPDVATVVADFDEGVQGVVTATMCCSNTPIRQLIRGHHGSVVLGVGEGFSGYDFVAERPQVTHDSKIKDERVEVGKVSNESLAHFKNFVDSAFAGKPEAVNCSPELGAAAMAVVKLGARSYREGKVFQFDNQAMAITDADDSWAKRWEQKSENRAKPNHVAGWHAGDRGSLLEPQGYQELEGPWIDGVDPAAS from the coding sequence GTGTCCTGGAATTCTGTAGATCGTCGTAAGTTCATTGCCACCGCTGCTGCACTGGCGGCTGCCCCGGTCGCAGTCGGCGCACCCAACGCAAACAGCCGTCTTCGCTTGGGCTACATCGGCGTAGGCGGACGGGCGCAGGTGCACATCAACAGTGCGTGCGAATTATTCAACTCGGAAAAATCTGTAGAGATCGCTACCGTCTGCGATGTGTTCAACCGCTATCGTGAGACTACCGCTCAGAAAGTGCAGGATAGGACTGGCCAGACACCTCGCCAGACTGGCGATTATCGTGACATAATTAACGACGACTCGATCGATGCCGTGGTGATTGCAACGCCCGACCACTGGCATGCCAAGCAGACAATCGACTCGCTAAAGGCTGGCAAACACGTCTACTGCGAGAAACCAATGACACATTCCGTGGAGGAGGCGCTCGAAGTCTACCGCGCATGGAAGGAGTCTGGCTTAGTCATGCAAGTCGGCGTGCAATCGACTTCGCTGCCTGTCTGGAACGCTGTCAACGAGCGGATTTGCTCCGGCGGCCTCGGGAAAATCCTACAGTACCAAACCGAGTTCTTTCGGAATTCGGACATGGGCCAGTGGCGCTACTACCCCTTGGCAAGGGATATGACGCCAAAGAACATCGACTGGAAGATGTTCCTCGGATTGGACTTTGATTTGGCGCCAGACATGCCGTTTGACCGTGCCAAGTACGCTCAATGGCGCCGGTTCTGGGATTTCGGCTCCGGGATGTATACCGATCTGTTCGTGCATCGCACGACCACCATGCTCAAGGCGACCGGTCTCCGGTTTCCCGGGCGTGTGGTCGGTGCCGGCGGCATTTTTATGGAGTATGACGGCCGTAACGTTCCCGACGTTGCCACTGTGGTGGCCGACTTCGACGAAGGTGTGCAGGGGGTAGTGACCGCCACGATGTGTTGCAGCAATACACCCATCAGGCAGTTGATCCGCGGCCACCACGGTTCGGTCGTGCTTGGAGTTGGTGAGGGCTTCTCCGGTTACGACTTTGTTGCGGAGCGACCACAGGTTACACATGATAGTAAAATCAAGGACGAACGCGTTGAAGTGGGCAAGGTTTCCAACGAGTCGCTAGCGCACTTCAAGAACTTTGTCGACTCCGCGTTCGCAGGCAAACCGGAAGCAGTGAACTGCTCGCCCGAACTCGGGGCTGCTGCGATGGCAGTCGTCAAGCTTGGTGCCCGGAGCTACCGGGAAGGCAAGGTTTTTCAATTCGACAACCAAGCGATGGCCATTACCGACGCCGACGACTCCTGGGCCAAGCGTTGGGAGCAAAAATCCGAAAACCGAGCCAAGCCCAACCACGTGGCTGGCTGGCATGCCGGCGATCGAGGCAGTTTGCTCGAACCACAGGGCTATCAAGAACTGGAAGGTCCATGGATTGATGGAGTCGATCCGGCAGCAAGCTAA
- the glgC gene encoding glucose-1-phosphate adenylyltransferase: MKDVLAVVLAGGKGSRLEPLTRDRAKPAVPFAGNYRIVDFTLSNCLNSDIRKILVLTQYKAMSLDRHITLGWRSYLCRELGEFIDVIPPQQRIDEQWYQGTADAVYQNIYALEQERPKHVVILAGDHIYKMDYSKLVASHEENNADVTIAALQVSLKEATQFGVMQVEDDNRIVGFQEKPADPKPVPGDPDHALASMGIYVFNAHFLFDELCKDATLPESSHDFGKNIIPAIIGSRRVFAFPFLDENRKAQAYWRDVGTIDSYYDANIELTSVDPQLNLYDMDWPVRTHQPSQPPAKFVFDSPDRRGESHDSIVSSGVIISGGCVTRSVIGPQSRINSFAEVDQSILFGRVSVGRRAKIRRAIVDKDVIIPEGIEIGYDADLDRSRGFTVTESGVTVVAKAENILG, translated from the coding sequence ATGAAGGACGTACTAGCAGTCGTACTCGCAGGCGGCAAAGGCTCGCGGCTCGAACCGTTGACGCGGGACCGCGCGAAGCCGGCGGTGCCGTTCGCGGGCAACTATCGAATTGTCGATTTCACGCTGTCGAACTGCTTGAACAGCGATATTCGCAAGATCCTGGTTCTTACGCAGTACAAAGCGATGAGCTTGGATCGCCATATCACGCTCGGCTGGCGAAGCTATCTGTGCCGGGAGTTGGGCGAGTTCATCGACGTGATTCCGCCGCAACAGCGCATCGACGAGCAATGGTATCAAGGCACGGCCGACGCGGTGTACCAGAACATCTACGCGCTCGAGCAGGAACGCCCGAAGCACGTGGTGATTCTGGCTGGCGATCACATCTATAAGATGGATTACAGCAAGCTGGTCGCGAGCCATGAAGAGAACAACGCGGATGTGACGATCGCCGCGCTGCAGGTGTCGCTTAAAGAGGCCACCCAGTTTGGCGTGATGCAGGTGGAGGACGACAATCGCATTGTTGGATTCCAAGAAAAGCCGGCGGATCCGAAGCCTGTGCCGGGCGATCCGGACCACGCCTTGGCGTCGATGGGCATCTACGTGTTCAACGCCCACTTCCTGTTCGACGAGTTGTGCAAAGACGCGACGCTGCCGGAGAGCAGCCATGATTTTGGCAAGAACATCATTCCTGCGATCATCGGATCGCGGCGGGTGTTTGCGTTCCCGTTCCTCGACGAGAATCGCAAAGCCCAAGCGTACTGGCGCGATGTCGGCACGATCGATTCGTACTACGATGCGAACATCGAGCTGACGAGTGTCGATCCGCAGTTGAATCTGTACGACATGGACTGGCCAGTGCGGACACATCAGCCGAGCCAACCGCCGGCGAAGTTTGTATTCGATTCGCCCGATCGCCGAGGTGAATCGCACGACAGCATTGTTTCGAGCGGAGTGATCATCTCCGGCGGCTGCGTGACACGGAGCGTGATTGGCCCGCAGTCGCGAATTAACAGCTTTGCCGAGGTCGATCAGTCGATTCTGTTCGGGCGCGTCAGCGTTGGTCGTCGGGCGAAGATTCGTCGGGCGATCGTCGACAAAGACGTGATCATCCCCGAAGGCATCGAGATTGGCTACGATGCCGACCTGGATCGGAGTCGCGGGTTCACCGTGACCGAGAGCGGCGTCACGGTGGTCGCCAAGGCCGAGAACATCCTCGGCTAA